In a genomic window of Glycine max cultivar Williams 82 chromosome 13, Glycine_max_v4.0, whole genome shotgun sequence:
- the LOC100787086 gene encoding RNA-binding protein 38: protein MAYPHYRSQFGDTTFTKVFVGGLAWETPTEEMRKYFEQFGDILEAVIITDKNTGKSKGYGFVTFRDPESARRACTDPNPVIDGRRANCNIASLGRPRPSPPRGRGTFQGGGAPGTTAASYGGVPAAGPPPALAPPPPPLVYPPYGYPTYTPDYGYHQATMYNPQIQQPQYYHQQLYGPSSSTMGSPYYYGYSVQAPRGTFSSTQPHRLPAGPSYLYYPTPMEGSFPAYRPPPQLQQLPIRQPPSSPSDSQTQQRTSSETAGGVVITSESSNTQGRN, encoded by the exons ATGGCTTACCCACATTACCGATCACAGTTCGGAGACACAACGTTCACTAAGGTCTTCGTTGGAGGCCTAGCTTGGGAGACTCCAACCGAAGAAATGCGCAAATATTTTGAGCAGTTTGGAGACATTCTTGAAGCTGTCATTATCACTGATAAGAACACAGGAAAATCTAAAGGCTACGGATTC GTAACATTCCGTGATCCAGAATCAGCTAGAAGGGCATGTACTGATCCAAACCCAGTTATTGATGGAAGAAGAGCAAATTGTAACATTGCTTCTCTAGGAAGACCTAGACCATCACCACCTAGAG GAAGAGGTACATTCCAAGGAGGAGGAGCACCAGGGACGACAGCAGCGTCGTACGGTGGTGTGCCAGCGGCAGGACCACCGCCGGCACTGGCGCCTCCACCACCGCCGCTAGTTTACCCGCCATATGG CTACCCTACCTACACCCCTGATTATGGGTACcaccaa GCCACGATGTATAACCCACAAATTCAGCAACCACAATACTACCACCAACAACTCTATGGACCATCATCTTCCACCATGGGTTCCCCTTATTACTATGGCTATTCTGTGCAAGCACCAAGGGGCACATTCTCTTCAACCCAACCACATCGCTTACCAGCTGGACCCTCCTATCTATACTACCCCACACCCATGGAAGGCTCTTTCCCTGCTTATCGTCCTCCACCTCAATTGCAACAACTTCCAATAAGGCAACCCCCTTCTTCCCCTAGTG ATTCACAGACTCAGCAGCGTACCTCCTCCGAGACAGCAGGTGGAGTAGTTATAACTTCAGAAAGTTCAAATACCCAAGGGAGGAactga